One genomic segment of Amycolatopsis sp. Hca4 includes these proteins:
- a CDS encoding AfsR/SARP family transcriptional regulator: MRVRLLGSIDVLVHGAPRAVPGRRLKAVLAALALQPGQVVSTDGLVDIVWGDDKAPTAATVQSHMSHLRRILGDRAAILARSPGYLLDVEGEATDVQAATRLFAEGTRETDVAGRETLLQAAVALWRGRPLADLAGLNWFDLHAHHLDELHLKTRHALADALLARGRHEQLIPELEALIRQHPHHEPSYGQLMLAQYRAGRQADALATYQRLRRILDEELGLAPIPALRDLESAILRQDPALAPPAPPIVAGGRGVVPAQLPAAVSGFVGRAAELSTLDRLVAAGAPAAAIVTGTAGIGKTALAVHWAHRVRDRFPDGQLYVNLRGFDPAGPPMPPAEAVRGFLDAHGVPPQAVPATPDAQIGLYRSVLAGRRVLVVLDNARNAEQVRPLLPVRRAAWPWSPAAISWHH; this comes from the coding sequence GTGCGGGTCCGGCTGCTGGGGTCGATCGACGTGCTCGTGCACGGCGCACCGCGTGCGGTGCCGGGCCGGCGGTTGAAGGCCGTCCTGGCGGCGCTGGCGCTGCAGCCGGGACAGGTGGTGAGCACCGACGGCCTGGTCGACATCGTCTGGGGCGACGACAAGGCGCCGACCGCGGCGACGGTGCAGTCCCACATGTCCCATCTGCGCCGGATCCTGGGCGACCGCGCCGCGATCCTGGCTCGCTCGCCGGGCTACCTGCTGGACGTCGAGGGCGAAGCCACCGACGTCCAGGCCGCCACGCGCCTGTTCGCCGAGGGCACCCGGGAGACGGACGTCGCCGGGCGGGAGACACTGCTGCAGGCCGCGGTGGCGCTGTGGCGGGGCAGGCCGCTGGCCGACCTCGCCGGGCTGAACTGGTTCGACCTGCACGCGCACCACCTCGACGAGCTGCACCTCAAAACCCGCCATGCCTTGGCGGACGCGTTGCTGGCACGGGGCCGGCACGAGCAGCTCATCCCGGAGCTGGAGGCGCTGATCCGGCAGCACCCCCACCACGAACCGAGCTACGGTCAGCTGATGCTGGCGCAGTACCGGGCCGGCAGGCAGGCGGATGCGCTGGCGACCTACCAGCGGTTGCGGCGCATCCTCGACGAGGAGCTGGGCTTGGCCCCGATCCCGGCCCTGCGCGACCTGGAATCGGCCATCCTGCGGCAGGACCCGGCGCTGGCGCCGCCGGCCCCGCCGATCGTGGCCGGCGGCCGGGGCGTCGTCCCCGCGCAGCTGCCGGCCGCGGTGAGCGGGTTCGTCGGCCGGGCCGCGGAGTTGTCCACATTGGACCGGCTGGTGGCCGCGGGCGCGCCGGCCGCGGCGATCGTCACGGGTACCGCGGGGATCGGCAAGACCGCCCTCGCGGTGCACTGGGCGCACCGGGTCCGTGACCGCTTCCCGGACGGGCAGCTGTACGTGAACCTGCGTGGCTTCGACCCGGCCGGGCCGCCGATGCCGCCCGCCGAGGCGGTGCGCGGCTTCCTCGACGCGCACGGGGTGCCGCCGCAGGCCGTCCCGGCCACGCCGGACGCCCAGATCGGGCTGTACCGGAGCGTGCTGGCGGGACGCCGCGTCCTGGTCGTGCTGGACAACGCGCGCAACGCCGAACAGGTGCGCCCGCTGCTCCCGGTTCGCCGGGCTGCCTGGCCGTGGTCACCAGCCGCGATCAGCTGGCACCACTGA
- a CDS encoding tetratricopeptide repeat protein, with protein sequence MNNLGWTHATQGRPEPALARCREALDLFRTTGDRPGKAATLDSIGYAYQLLGRHDRAVGCYTAAVELFRDIGNHYDAAEILRRLGEAHAAAGAPEAARKAWATALRLGTELGHPDVEHVRGRLRDLG encoded by the coding sequence CTGAACAACCTCGGGTGGACCCACGCCACGCAGGGCAGGCCCGAGCCGGCCCTCGCCCGCTGCCGGGAGGCGCTGGACCTGTTCCGCACGACCGGTGACCGCCCCGGCAAGGCCGCCACGCTCGACAGCATCGGCTACGCCTACCAGCTGCTGGGCCGGCACGACCGGGCCGTCGGCTGCTACACGGCGGCGGTCGAGCTGTTCCGCGACATCGGCAACCACTACGACGCCGCCGAAATCCTGAGACGCCTCGGCGAGGCCCACGCCGCCGCCGGGGCGCCGGAGGCGGCGCGCAAGGCCTGGGCGACAGCCCTGCGGCTGGGCACCGAACTGGGCCACCCCGACGTCGAACACGTCCGCGGGCGGCTGCGCGACCTCGGGTGA
- a CDS encoding RICIN domain-containing protein, with the protein MHTRTKVSRALLGAAAAAAMAVPATAQAAPTPAAPAAAPPTTGFVKIQSQGDLTMCLQPTSANLDVPVVQEKCRPGLDLQDWQFQKLGSGPTYRFQNVASGGCLWAFEPDGGSPVGIEECGSSPFSNTEFNSGLNLPDSVFLESLIGFRHTGECLWVPPDAKSRVGVQMVVRPCQPADVSFEGWHIFHNAL; encoded by the coding sequence GTGCACACCAGAACGAAGGTTTCGAGGGCGCTGCTCGGCGCCGCGGCCGCCGCGGCGATGGCGGTGCCGGCCACGGCACAGGCCGCGCCGACACCGGCCGCTCCGGCCGCGGCGCCGCCGACGACGGGGTTCGTGAAGATCCAGAGCCAGGGCGACCTCACCATGTGCCTGCAGCCCACGTCGGCGAACCTGGACGTTCCCGTCGTCCAGGAGAAGTGCCGGCCCGGACTCGACCTCCAGGACTGGCAGTTCCAGAAGCTGGGGTCGGGCCCGACCTACCGGTTCCAGAACGTGGCCTCCGGCGGTTGCCTCTGGGCCTTCGAACCCGACGGCGGATCCCCGGTGGGGATCGAGGAGTGCGGGAGCAGCCCGTTCAGCAACACGGAGTTCAACTCGGGCTTGAACCTGCCCGACTCGGTGTTCCTGGAGTCGCTGATCGGCTTCCGGCACACCGGTGAGTGCCTCTGGGTGCCGCCCGACGCCAAGAGCAGGGTGGGTGTGCAGATGGTGGTCCGTCCGTGCCAGCCCGCGGACGTGTCCTTCGAGGGCTGGCACATCTTCCACAACGCCCTGTAG
- a CDS encoding Vms1/Ankzf1 family peptidyl-tRNA hydrolase: MTAIRDSEPPVGRSGRGVVAAGGRVVVDRRLADAPAAQVERVSPLPYLLPFFSHGAPSIPYLLVTVDHRGADLVTRDGEGREVATETVTGEDWPLHKVRGGGMAHRRMQADVEETRDKNLEDVAGRVAERVAAVQPGLVLLVGEVQARRALHEKLPTAVQDVTRELEAGSRAAGASQEDLEQEIRTVLAGERLKVLDELAESFRTGLGREDGLAVTGLAEVVRALAEANVDTLLIGDPGDAEVWAGRNAGEIALDRDGLTAFGVEDGRRQRADEAVPWTALVSGASVTVMDERVDLKEGIGALLRHS; this comes from the coding sequence GTGACGGCGATCCGCGACAGCGAGCCCCCGGTCGGCCGGAGCGGGCGCGGGGTCGTCGCGGCCGGGGGCCGGGTCGTGGTGGACCGGCGGCTCGCGGATGCGCCGGCCGCCCAGGTCGAGCGCGTCTCGCCGCTGCCGTACCTGCTGCCGTTCTTCTCGCACGGTGCGCCGTCGATCCCGTACCTGCTGGTGACGGTCGACCACCGGGGCGCGGACCTGGTGACCCGCGACGGCGAGGGCCGGGAGGTCGCCACCGAGACGGTGACGGGCGAGGACTGGCCGCTGCACAAGGTGCGCGGCGGCGGGATGGCGCACCGCAGGATGCAGGCCGACGTCGAGGAAACCCGCGACAAGAACCTGGAGGACGTCGCCGGACGCGTCGCCGAGCGGGTCGCGGCGGTGCAGCCGGGGCTGGTGCTGCTGGTGGGGGAGGTGCAGGCCCGCCGGGCGCTGCACGAGAAGCTGCCGACGGCGGTCCAGGACGTCACCCGGGAACTGGAGGCCGGCAGCCGGGCCGCGGGGGCCTCGCAGGAGGATCTGGAGCAGGAGATCCGGACCGTGCTGGCCGGTGAACGGCTGAAGGTGCTGGACGAGCTCGCCGAGAGCTTCCGCACCGGGCTGGGCCGGGAGGACGGGCTCGCGGTGACCGGGCTCGCCGAAGTCGTCCGGGCGCTGGCCGAGGCCAACGTGGACACGCTGTTGATCGGCGATCCCGGCGACGCCGAGGTCTGGGCCGGCCGCAACGCCGGCGAAATCGCGCTGGACCGTGACGGGCTGACGGCGTTCGGCGTCGAGGACGGCCGGCGGCAGCGGGCGGACGAAGCCGTGCCGTGGACGGCGCTCGTGTCGGGCGCGTCGGTGACGGTCATGGACGAGCGGGTCGACCTGAAGGAGGGGATCGGGGCGCTCCTGCGGCACTCCTGA
- a CDS encoding TetR family transcriptional regulator: MTTAGTGRPAVEGLRERKKRAMRRQLSDTAARMFLERGFDAVRVADVGEACGVSEKTVFNYFPSKEALLLDRLEATADALRTHLPDPALTPVGAMLAILDHERDVLATALAADADADRALAQYRQFGDLIRNTPSLRAYQSDIADRFVDIAAEALATRTGLRPDDPEPQIAAATLLGLWRVQFRALRTHVRPGHPLPDAIDAVACEVRRAAQLAEAGLAAFPAPAEPR, translated from the coding sequence ATGACGACAGCGGGAACCGGCCGGCCGGCCGTCGAGGGGTTGCGGGAGCGCAAGAAACGCGCGATGCGCCGGCAGCTGTCCGACACCGCCGCGCGGATGTTCCTCGAACGCGGCTTCGACGCCGTCCGGGTCGCCGACGTCGGCGAAGCGTGCGGGGTGTCCGAAAAGACCGTCTTCAACTACTTCCCGAGCAAGGAAGCGCTGCTCCTGGACCGGCTCGAGGCCACGGCCGACGCGTTGCGCACCCACCTGCCGGACCCGGCGCTGACCCCGGTCGGCGCGATGCTGGCGATCCTCGACCACGAACGGGACGTCCTCGCCACCGCCCTCGCCGCAGACGCAGACGCCGACCGCGCGCTGGCGCAGTACCGGCAGTTCGGCGACCTGATCCGGAACACGCCTTCGCTGCGGGCCTACCAGAGCGACATCGCCGACCGGTTCGTCGACATCGCCGCCGAAGCGCTCGCCACCCGGACCGGGCTGCGCCCTGACGACCCCGAACCGCAGATCGCCGCGGCGACGCTCCTCGGCCTGTGGCGGGTCCAATTCCGCGCCCTCCGGACCCACGTGCGCCCCGGCCACCCCCTGCCGGACGCGATCGACGCCGTGGCCTGCGAGGTCCGCCGGGCCGCCCAGCTGGCGGAAGCCGGACTCGCCGCCTTTCCGGCCCCCGCGGAACCACGCTGA
- a CDS encoding SRPBCC domain-containing protein, translating to MSEIHIVRDYPHSPVKVWRAMTDPDLIPYWTSTGKGARAVGFEPVVGTKFRFVAKPMPGWRGIVDCEVLEVRERELLHYTWVGAEGETPSHVRYRLEPTAGGTRFTYHHTGFTGIGGFAMAKLLGSVRTKMLTVGVPALLAELDETGALLPDAPSRLARPR from the coding sequence ATGTCCGAGATCCACATCGTCCGCGACTACCCGCACTCGCCCGTGAAGGTCTGGCGCGCCATGACCGACCCGGACCTGATCCCGTACTGGACCTCGACCGGCAAAGGCGCCCGCGCGGTCGGCTTCGAGCCGGTGGTCGGCACCAAGTTCCGGTTCGTCGCCAAGCCGATGCCCGGCTGGCGGGGGATCGTCGACTGCGAGGTGCTGGAGGTCCGCGAGCGCGAATTGCTGCACTACACATGGGTGGGCGCGGAGGGGGAGACACCCAGCCACGTCCGCTACCGGCTCGAGCCGACCGCCGGCGGAACCCGTTTCACCTACCACCACACCGGATTCACCGGAATCGGCGGGTTCGCGATGGCCAAGCTGCTCGGTTCGGTCCGCACCAAGATGCTGACGGTCGGCGTCCCGGCGCTGCTGGCCGAACTGGACGAGACCGGCGCCCTGCTCCCGGACGCGCCCTCGCGGCTGGCGCGACCCCGGTGA
- a CDS encoding DUF1304 domain-containing protein gives MNIPAQVFALIAAVMHLWMFTMESIRFARPEVHAMFEVRAADVDVVRPWAFHQGCYNAFLALQVLAGLIAADSGAIAVGRALVSAAGASMLAASVALIAFDPRRARIKGLLGQGAPALATLVALVA, from the coding sequence GTGAACATCCCCGCGCAGGTCTTCGCGCTCATCGCGGCGGTGATGCACTTGTGGATGTTCACGATGGAAAGCATCCGCTTCGCGCGCCCCGAGGTGCACGCGATGTTCGAGGTACGCGCGGCGGACGTCGACGTGGTCCGCCCGTGGGCGTTCCATCAGGGCTGTTACAACGCATTCCTGGCCTTGCAGGTGCTCGCGGGGCTGATCGCGGCCGATTCCGGGGCGATCGCGGTCGGCCGCGCCCTCGTTTCGGCCGCGGGAGCGTCCATGCTCGCGGCGAGCGTGGCCCTGATCGCCTTCGACCCCCGGCGGGCCCGGATCAAGGGCCTGCTCGGCCAGGGCGCACCCGCCCTGGCCACCCTCGTCGCTCTGGTGGCCTGA